The Cellulosimicrobium cellulans genome contains the following window.
GCGCGTCCCAGTCGCTGAGCCCGGTGACCACGCCGTGCGCGTCCTCCCCGACCCAGCCCGTCACGTCGACCTCGCGGCCGATCGCGAGCGTGACCTGCTGCTCGCCCGGTGCCGTGGCACGGATCGTCACGTCCTCGGCGACGAGGTCCAGGACCCCGGGCTCGGTGACGAGCAGCGTGCCGTCCCCCGTGTACGCCGTGGTCGCCACGACCGTGTCGCTGTCCCGCCAGACCGTGGCGGACGCGACGCCGAGGCCGACGGCGACGAGCCCTCCCACGAGCAGGAGGGCGGCGATGATTCGTTGGAGCACCGAGCTTCCCTTCGTCGATCGACGTTCCAGAATAGGTGCGAAACCCCTCGTAGATCGACCGCGGGGAATCGTGCGCGGATCCTCACGATCCGTTCACGAGCCCCTCTCCCCACGGTCCCACGCTCGTCAGCCGGCCTTCAGGAAGGGCTCGCGCGACGCCGTCGGACCGGTCTGCCGCGTCCCGTCGTGCCGTCCGTCCCGCAGCACTGCGACCATCGTCTCACCTGCTCCAATCCGGGTATTCAGGACAGCCCGATCCCCGTATCCTGGTCGGAGCACGGCGGGGCCGTGGCACGACCGCCGCGCCCTCCCTCCTCGCGAGGGGACGCCGCCCGGCGGCGGACGCCGCGACGAACCAGCACCGGAGGTCATCGACGTGTCCGACGAGCGCACGCTCTTCCCCATCACCATGCGCGGGTACGACCGCGTCCAGGTCGAGGCCCAGCTCGCGAAGCTGGAGAAGGCCGTGGAGGACGCGCGCTCGCGCGTCGAGGCCGCGGACGCCCGCGCCATGCAGCTCACGAGCGAGCTCTCCGACGCGCAGCGTCAGCTCCGCGAGGCGGACCGCCCCTCGTACGCCGGCCTCGGCTCCCGCATCGAGCAGCTCATGCGCTCCGCTGAGGAGCAGTCCGCGGACATCCTCTCCCAGGCCAACGCCCAGGCCGCCGACATCATGGCGCGCGCCAAGCTCTCGGCCGGCCAGGTGCGGTCCCGCGCCGAGAACGAGGTCGCCGAGCTCCTCAACAGCGCGCGGCTCGAGTCCGAGGAGATCCGCGCCACGAGCGCCTCGGAGGCCGAGGGCACGCTGATCAGCGCGCAGCGCCGCGCCGAGGAGTTCGTCGGCTCCGCCGAGCGCGAGGCCGCGCGCATCCAGAGCGCGATCGCCACCGAGGAGAGCGAGCGGCGCGCGTCCCTCGAGCGCGAGCTCGGCACCCTGCGCGCGACGGCGGAGCGCGAGACGACGGAGCTGCGCGTCACGACCGAGCGCGAGGCCGCCGAGCTGCGTGCCCGCGTCGCGGCGGAGACCGCCGCTCAGCGCGAAGCCGCCCAGCGCGAGTCCACGGAGCTCCTGGAGAACGCGCGCCGGGAGGCGCAGCGCCAGGTCGACGAGGCGCAGCGGAAGGCCACCGAGGCCGCCAACGCCGTCACGTCGGAGATGGAGGAGCTGCGCGACAAGGCCCGCACCGCGCTCGCCGACGCGGAGCTCGACGTCGTGCGCCGCCGCGAGGAGGCGGAGCGCGAGAACGCGGAGCGGCACGCCGCGGCCAAGGCCGAGACGGAGAAGCTCGTCGCCACCGCCGAGGAGCACGCGGCGGAGGCGGAGAAGCGTGTCGCGCGCGCGCTGGAGCAGGCGGAGAAGGTCCGCACGGAGTCGGACGCGTACGTCAAGGACCTCATGTCGACGGCCCGGCGCAACGCCGACCAGATCGTCGCCGAGGCGCGCTCGTTCGCGGACCAGACGGTGAGCGACGCGAAGGCGGAGGCCGAGCAGCAGCGCAACGTGGCGCAGCGCCAGCTCGAGGACCTCACGCGCCAGCACGACTCGATCAACACCTACCTCGACGAGCTGCGCGGGCTCCTCGGCGGCGAGGCCGAGCCCGCGAAGGCTCCGGCGAAGAAGGCTGCGGTGCCTGCCGGCACGCCCGCGCAGCAGGCGCGCGCGGCGCAGCTCCTCACGGCGGAGTTCCCGGTCGTCGCGGAAGAGCCGGACCAGCAGGGCGGGTCGGGCACCTCGACGAAGCGCGGCCCCGCCGGTCAGGCTGACGTCGAGGCCGAGACCGACGCTCCTGCACCGGCCTGACCGGTGTCCTCCGCGGACCCCGCGGGCCGCACCGGGTCCGCTGCCGACGACTGGCGTCGGCAGCGGACCGAGGCCGCGGCGCACCAGCAGCGCGAGCTCGACCGCCAGCGCGCGCGGGAGAGCGCCGCGGCCCGCTCGCTCCTCGCCGAGTTCGTGGTGCGCGCCCGTGAGCGCGGCCTCGCGCCCGAGCCGCTGCGCGCCCGGTCGTTCGACGGCACGGCCACCTACCGGACCCCGCTCCAGGGCTGGTACCTGCGCCGCAACCGCAGCGTCGCGGTCGGCGAGGACGGGGAGTTCTACGTGCTCGGGGTCCCCGGCACCGTGCTGGGACGGCTGCGCGGGGTGAGCGTCGAGCCGTCGGACCCGCCGCTCGTGCTCGGCAAGGGCGGACGGGACGGCGAGTCGATCGACCTCGCGGACGCGCTCGCGCTCGTGCTCGACGGCCGCTGACCGCCCCGGCCCGCCGACGCGCAGGCGCGTGGCCGGCCGTGGCCGGCCGGGCTCAGGCCGAGGCGCGGGCCAGGAGGTCGGCCAGGGCGTCCGCCACGGCGGCCGGGTCCTCGACCGCGCTCATGTGCCCGGCGCCCGTCACCTGGACCAGCTGCGCGGCGGGTGCGGCAGCGGCCATGTGCTCGGCCTCCGCCGCGGGCGTGAGCGCGTCCTCCTCCCCCACGACCACGGCCACCGGGCCGGCGAACCCCTCGAGCACGTGGGTGCGGTCCGGCCGGGCCGCCATAGCGCGCTGCGACCACGCGACACCGTCGGGCCGCTGCCCGCGGATCCACTCCTCGAGCCGTGCCGTGAGGTGCTTGCGCGCGGCCTTGCTCGTCTCCCCGAGCATCACGCCCGGCATGCCGAGGACGGCGTCGACGGTCTGGGACCGCGCGGCCTCGTCCGCGACGCGCAGCCGGTTGGCGCGGGCCTCGTCGGTGTCAGCGGTCGACTTGGTGTCCACGAGCCCGAGCCCGGCGACCAGGCCGGGGTGCCGCTCCGCGAGAGCGAGCGCGACGTAGCCGCCCATCGACAGCCCCGCGACGACCGCGCGCGTGATCCCCGCCGCGGTGAGCGCGGCGGCGGTGGCGTCGGCCGCGGTGTCGATCGACGCCGGCTCGCCCGCCAGCGGGCTCGCGCCGAGCCCCGGGAGGTCGACGGCGACGACGGTGGGCTCGCCCGGCAGCGCGGCCGCGACGTCGGCCCACATGCGGTGGTCCAGCGGGAAGCCGTGCAGCAGCACGAGCGGTGTCCCGTACCCCTCGCGCAGCGTGAAGGTCTCGAGCGGGGCCGTCGTCACGTCGTCCTCCTCAGGTCGTGCTTCCGTCGTCAGCTCTCGCTCCACCGTGCCACGGCCGCGACCGTCCCGCCCAGGTGTCAGTCGTCGACGCCGTCCGACCGGCTCGCCTCGTAGCTCGCCTGGTCGGAGTCGGCGGTGTCGCGCTCGGCCGTCACGGCCCCGGTCGTGTCGCCGGACCACTCGGTCGGCAGCGGCAGCGGGAACCCCGGTCGGACGTGACCGACGATCTCGTCGAGCACCCGCCGCACCGACGGCTCGCCCACCCACAGGTGCTTGGCGCCGTCGACGCCGATCACCTCCGCGTTGCGCACGCGCGCGAAGCGTCGGCGCGCCTCGTCGGGGCGCAGGTAGTCGTCGAGCTCGGGGACGAGCACCACGAGCGGCTTGCCGAACGCGTCCCACCGGTCGAGGTCCTCGTCCGTCGCCCGGTGCAGCGGCGGCGACAGCAGGATCGCGCCCTCCACGGCCGGGTCGGTCCCGTGCTTGAGCGCGAGCTCGGTCCCGAACGACCACCCCACGAGCCAGGGGTGCGGCAGGTCGCGGAACTCGGCGAGCTCGATGGCCGCGGCGACGTCGAAGCGCTCGGCCTCACCGCCGTCGAACGAGCCCTCGCTCGTGCCACGGGGCGACGACGTCCCGCGCGTGTTGAACCGCAGCACCGCGAGGTCGGCGAGCGCGGGCAGGCGCCAGGCCGCCTTCCGGTACACGTGCGAGTCCATGTAGCCGCCGTGCGTGGGCAGCGGGTGGAGCGTCACCAGCGTCGCGACCGGGTCGCGGTCCGCGGGGAGCGCGAGCTCGCCGACGAGCGTCAGCCCGTCCGCGGTGTGCAGCTCGACGTCCTCGCGCCGCGCGGGCAGGACCGTCAGGGACCGGATGGGGGTGGGGCCGGCCGGTGCGTCAGCCCCGGCGGGCTCGGGTGCGGTGCTCATCGTGGTCGAGCCTAGTTCGTCCGCCGCGGACCTATCGGGGCCGACGACGCCCGCGCGCCTGCCAGCACGACGTGTGCCAGTGCCGGCGGTGGTCGAGCGCCGTCTCGGCACCGAAGAACGAGTCCTCCTGCCACGCCACGACGTGCCCCGTCCCGGGCGGGATCTCCTGGTTGCACCCCGGGCACAGGTACGTCTTGGACCCGCCGCGCACGGTCCGGACCTGCCACTCGCCGTCGGCCCCGGACTCGCGGCGCGCGCCGCCGAGGGCACGGTCCAGGTCGAGGGGCGCGGGCTCCGCCCCCCAGGGTCGCTTGCGGGACGGTCGACGGGACGGCATGCGCCCATTCTC
Protein-coding sequences here:
- a CDS encoding alpha/beta fold hydrolase, with protein sequence MTTAPLETFTLREGYGTPLVLLHGFPLDHRMWADVAAALPGEPTVVAVDLPGLGASPLAGEPASIDTAADATAAALTAAGITRAVVAGLSMGGYVALALAERHPGLVAGLGLVDTKSTADTDEARANRLRVADEAARSQTVDAVLGMPGVMLGETSKAARKHLTARLEEWIRGQRPDGVAWSQRAMAARPDRTHVLEGFAGPVAVVVGEEDALTPAAEAEHMAAAAPAAQLVQVTGAGHMSAVEDPAAVADALADLLARASA
- a CDS encoding alpha/beta hydrolase produces the protein MSTAPEPAGADAPAGPTPIRSLTVLPARREDVELHTADGLTLVGELALPADRDPVATLVTLHPLPTHGGYMDSHVYRKAAWRLPALADLAVLRFNTRGTSSPRGTSEGSFDGGEAERFDVAAAIELAEFRDLPHPWLVGWSFGTELALKHGTDPAVEGAILLSPPLHRATDEDLDRWDAFGKPLVVLVPELDDYLRPDEARRRFARVRNAEVIGVDGAKHLWVGEPSVRRVLDEIVGHVRPGFPLPLPTEWSGDTTGAVTAERDTADSDQASYEASRSDGVDD